A single region of the Anguilla rostrata isolate EN2019 chromosome 11, ASM1855537v3, whole genome shotgun sequence genome encodes:
- the LOC135234672 gene encoding interleukin-17C-like translates to MNIATVLFVFLTTVAPVRTLIRCSECDEKCTKRHIEHSGRVLISSNVSHFITEDTSERMLSPWTYVKDFNASRLPQSIWSARCEHRYCRDSTLSGFNYRLRVWNVVYSMRVYYKEACQDGGHYRLVPGTLNVNVGCTCIKPRLKAQ, encoded by the exons ATGAACATCGCGACTGTTCTG TTCGTGTTCCTGACCACGGTGGCTCCTGTCCGCACTCTGATACGCTGTTCTGAGTGTGATGAGAAGTGTACCAAGAGGCACATCGAACACTCAGGCAGGGTTCTCATCAGCAGCAACGTTAGTCATTTCATCACGGAGGATACAAGCGAGCGCATGCTGTCCCCATGGACATACGT aaaaGATTTTAATGCCAGCAGATTACCGCAGTCTATCTGGTCTGCCAGGTGCGAACATCGTTATTGCCGGGACAGCACGCTGTCGGGTTTCAACTACCGGCTGCGAGTGTGGAACGTTGTGTACAGCATGAGAGTCTATTACAAAGAGGCCTGCCAGGACGGCGGTCACTACAGGCTGGTTCCAGGGACGCTGAACGTGAACGTGGGATGCACGTGCATCAAGCCCAGGTTAAAAGCACAGTGA
- the LOC135234674 gene encoding probable Bax inhibitor 1 isoform X1: protein MNVFDRSINFDALFKFSQISSSTQQHLKNVYASLSLCMLVAAAGSYVHVVTRLFQGGILSLLGSLGMMAWLAMTPHNQETEKQRLGMLAGFAFFTGVGLGPTMDYVIAINPGIIVTAFLATSVVFVCFTLSALYARRRAYLFLGGTLMSALSILLLVSLVNLFLGSAILFKAHLYLGLAVMCGFVLFDTQLIIEKAELGDKDYIWHCVDLFLDFVTIFRKIMVILAMNEKQDKKKEKK, encoded by the exons ttCCAGCTCCACTCAGCAGCACCTGAAGAATGTGTATGCCAGTCTttccctgtgcatgctggtggCGGCCGCTGGCTCCTACGTCCACGTGGTCACAAGGCTCTTCCAG GGCGGGATCCTGAGCCTCCTGGGCTCCCTGGGAATGATGGCCTGGCTCGCCATGACGCCCCACAACCAGGAGACGGAGAAGCAGCGGCTCGGAATGCTGGCCGGGTTCGCCTTCTTCACAG GTGTGGGGCTGGGGCCTACCATGGACTACGTCATTGCCATTAACCCAGG catCATTGTGACAGCTTTCCTGGCCACCTCCGTCGTCTTTGTGTGCTTCACTCTCAGCGCCTTGTACGCCCGGCGCAGGGCTTACCTCTTCCTGGGAG GGACCCTGATGTCTGCTCTCTCCATCCTGCTTCTGGTGTCCCTCGTCAACCTGTTCTTGGGGTCGGCGATACTCTTTAAG GCTCACCTGTACCTGGGACTGGCCGTGATGTGCGGCTTCGTGCTCTTCGACACGCAGCTCATCATCGAGAAGGCGGAGCTCGGCGACAAGGACTACATCTG GCACTGCGTTGACCTCTTCCTGGACTTTGTGACCATCTTCAGGAAGATCATGGTCATCCTGGCCATGAACGAGAAG CAGgacaagaagaaggagaagaagtaG
- the LOC135234674 gene encoding probable Bax inhibitor 1 isoform X2, producing the protein MNVFDRSINFDALFKFSQISSSTQQHLKNVYASLSLCMLVAAAGSYVHVVTRLFQGGILSLLGSLGMMAWLAMTPHNQETEKQRLGMLAGFAFFTGVGLGPTMDYVIAINPGIIVTAFLATSVVFVCFTLSALYARRRAYLFLGGTLMSALSILLLVSLVNLFLGSAILFKAHLYLGLAVMCGFVLFDTQLIIEKAELGDKDYIWHCVDLFLDFVTIFRKIMVILAMNEKDKKKEKK; encoded by the exons ttCCAGCTCCACTCAGCAGCACCTGAAGAATGTGTATGCCAGTCTttccctgtgcatgctggtggCGGCCGCTGGCTCCTACGTCCACGTGGTCACAAGGCTCTTCCAG GGCGGGATCCTGAGCCTCCTGGGCTCCCTGGGAATGATGGCCTGGCTCGCCATGACGCCCCACAACCAGGAGACGGAGAAGCAGCGGCTCGGAATGCTGGCCGGGTTCGCCTTCTTCACAG GTGTGGGGCTGGGGCCTACCATGGACTACGTCATTGCCATTAACCCAGG catCATTGTGACAGCTTTCCTGGCCACCTCCGTCGTCTTTGTGTGCTTCACTCTCAGCGCCTTGTACGCCCGGCGCAGGGCTTACCTCTTCCTGGGAG GGACCCTGATGTCTGCTCTCTCCATCCTGCTTCTGGTGTCCCTCGTCAACCTGTTCTTGGGGTCGGCGATACTCTTTAAG GCTCACCTGTACCTGGGACTGGCCGTGATGTGCGGCTTCGTGCTCTTCGACACGCAGCTCATCATCGAGAAGGCGGAGCTCGGCGACAAGGACTACATCTG GCACTGCGTTGACCTCTTCCTGGACTTTGTGACCATCTTCAGGAAGATCATGGTCATCCTGGCCATGAACGAGAAG gacaagaagaaggagaagaagtaG